One window from the genome of Spirosoma rhododendri encodes:
- a CDS encoding ABC transporter ATP-binding protein, which translates to MLATNQLTFAYTSDKRFAFPDVRCANREALLILGRSGTGKTTFLHLLALLLTPKSGSVTIDNTDLTTLSPAQTATFRAQHLGIIYQKPHFVSSLSVLDNLLMANYLAGKPQDKKRATELAGQLGFDGQLQKKTNQMSQGEQQRVSIARAMMNQPSVILADEPTSSLDDDNTDRVVRLLREQSEQIGASLIVVTHDQRLKDVFTNRVEL; encoded by the coding sequence CAACCAATCAACTTACGTTCGCGTACACTTCTGACAAGCGATTCGCCTTTCCCGACGTACGCTGTGCCAACCGGGAAGCCCTGTTGATCCTGGGGCGGTCCGGGACCGGAAAAACCACTTTTCTGCATCTGCTGGCCCTACTGCTCACTCCCAAGAGTGGCTCTGTCACGATCGACAATACCGACCTGACCACCCTTAGCCCCGCGCAAACGGCCACTTTCCGCGCCCAGCATCTGGGTATCATCTACCAGAAACCGCATTTCGTCAGTTCGCTGTCTGTTCTCGATAATTTGCTGATGGCGAATTACCTGGCGGGGAAACCGCAGGATAAGAAACGGGCGACCGAGCTGGCCGGTCAGCTGGGGTTCGATGGGCAGTTGCAGAAGAAAACCAACCAGATGAGTCAGGGTGAGCAGCAGCGCGTCAGCATCGCCCGCGCCATGATGAATCAGCCCAGCGTAATCCTGGCCGACGAGCCGACGTCGAGCCTAGATGACGACAATACCGATCGGGTGGTTCGATTGCTGCGCGAACAGTCGGAGCAGATCGGGGCCAGTCTGATTGTGGTGACTCACGATCAGCGGTTGAAAGATGTGTTCACCAACCGGGTTGAACTGTGA